In Paeniglutamicibacter kerguelensis, one genomic interval encodes:
- a CDS encoding GNAT family N-acetyltransferase translates to MDNITIRWVGETPTDAWGQLAAFTDDGSVIGQATYKRWEQKPELTYLSGFFVENEYRKHGIASDMMHTVFDRLGRDRPYMVKLSGNLDRLFMEAIAAEEGAPKLFEMLEDRSYKPMN, encoded by the coding sequence ATGGACAACATCACCATACGCTGGGTAGGTGAAACACCTACCGATGCATGGGGCCAGCTTGCGGCCTTTACCGACGACGGGAGCGTTATCGGCCAGGCGACATACAAGCGATGGGAGCAGAAACCCGAACTCACGTATCTCAGTGGTTTCTTCGTCGAGAACGAGTATCGGAAGCATGGCATCGCAAGTGACATGATGCATACGGTCTTCGATCGTCTGGGCCGCGACCGCCCGTACATGGTGAAGCTTTCCGGAAACTTGGACCGCCTCTTCATGGAGGCCATCGCGGCCGAGGAAGGCGCACCCAAGCTTTTCGAGATGCTTGAGGACCGCTCGTACAAGCCGATGAACTAA
- a CDS encoding DUF2252 domain-containing protein, whose protein sequence is MAEKKVKHRSVEERKSKGKGYRKKTPVSSHTGWKPANDRPDPVALLEEQNLTREQDLVPVRHGRMLVSPFTFYRGAAKIMAADLKDTPRAGLRVQLCGDAHLSNFGLFASPERTLLFDLNDFDETLPGPFEYDVKRMAASFTIAARNNEFSKHETREVTLRAVRAYREAMAGFAKMRALDIWYARLSEEQLSAAMDLAVATQKVKALKKEARGRVNAGRRNVEKARTRDSLHALSKLAELVDGKYRIVSQPPIVIPFRELGDSYGMSADEVQHVIAEQLRSYRATLPDDRRHLLEQFEIIDVARKVVGVGSVGTRAIIVLLQGRDQKDPLFLQVKEATASVLEDHLPKSRFSQPGERVVQGQRMMQAASDIFLGWTKASRDDRYLYWRQLRDMKGSAIVEGMNPFDMTFYAHACGWTLARAHARSGDSVAIAAYLGKSDKFDRSITDFSERYAEQNEKDYQAFADAVRTGRLEAIEGV, encoded by the coding sequence ATGGCCGAGAAGAAAGTCAAGCACCGGAGCGTCGAGGAACGTAAATCGAAAGGCAAGGGATACCGCAAGAAGACGCCCGTCTCCAGCCACACGGGCTGGAAGCCCGCTAACGACCGGCCCGATCCGGTCGCGCTCCTGGAGGAACAGAACCTCACCCGGGAACAGGACCTCGTGCCGGTGCGCCACGGCCGGATGCTGGTCTCCCCGTTCACGTTCTACCGGGGCGCGGCCAAGATCATGGCCGCCGACCTCAAGGACACCCCACGGGCCGGCCTGCGCGTCCAGTTGTGCGGGGACGCCCACTTGTCCAACTTTGGCTTGTTCGCCTCGCCGGAGCGGACACTGCTGTTCGACCTGAACGACTTTGACGAGACGCTTCCCGGGCCGTTCGAGTATGACGTCAAGCGCATGGCCGCGAGCTTCACAATCGCGGCGCGGAACAACGAGTTCAGCAAGCACGAAACGCGCGAGGTAACACTCCGCGCGGTTCGGGCCTACCGCGAAGCGATGGCCGGGTTCGCGAAAATGCGCGCTCTGGACATCTGGTACGCCCGCCTGTCCGAGGAGCAGCTTAGTGCCGCCATGGACCTCGCCGTGGCAACCCAGAAGGTCAAGGCCCTCAAGAAGGAGGCCCGGGGCAGGGTAAACGCGGGGCGCCGGAACGTTGAAAAGGCCCGCACCCGGGACAGCCTGCATGCACTGTCCAAGCTCGCCGAGCTCGTGGACGGGAAGTACCGGATCGTCAGCCAGCCACCGATCGTCATCCCTTTCCGGGAGCTGGGAGATTCGTACGGCATGTCTGCCGATGAAGTTCAGCACGTGATAGCCGAGCAGCTCCGGTCCTACCGGGCCACGCTGCCGGACGACCGGCGTCACCTGCTCGAACAATTCGAAATCATCGACGTCGCCCGCAAAGTCGTGGGCGTCGGCAGCGTCGGCACGCGGGCGATCATCGTCTTGCTCCAAGGACGCGATCAAAAGGATCCGCTGTTCCTGCAGGTCAAGGAAGCCACGGCGTCGGTGCTCGAGGACCACTTGCCGAAGAGCCGGTTCAGCCAGCCGGGCGAGCGCGTGGTGCAGGGGCAGCGGATGATGCAGGCCGCGAGCGACATCTTCCTGGGGTGGACCAAGGCCTCACGGGACGACCGGTATCTGTATTGGCGCCAGCTGCGTGACATGAAGGGCTCAGCCATTGTGGAAGGGATGAATCCGTTCGACATGACCTTCTATGCCCACGCCTGCGGCTGGACGCTGGCACGCGCGCACGCCCGGTCAGGTGACTCGGTTGCGATCGCCGCCTACCTTGGCAAGAGCGACAAGTTCGACCGCTCCATCACCGATTTTTCCGAGCGCTACGCCGAGCAGAACGAAAAGGACTACCAGGCCTTCGCCGACGCGGTCCGGACCGGCCGCTTGGAAGCAATCGAGGGCGTCTAG
- a CDS encoding MFS transporter, which translates to MSTDAPATARTGSGLVLAVLASSQFLMTLDSSVMNVSMATVAADLGTTIAGIQTAITLYTLVMASLMITGGKVGTIMGRRRAFGVGLIIYGIGSLTTAVAPNLAVLLFGWSLLEGIGAALIMPAIVSLVAANFPPERRAAAYGLVAAAGAMAVAAGPLIGGAVTTFASWRYVFAGEVVIVLAILLALRKVEDVPPAKVKLDLVGSALSVLGLSMVVYGVLRSAEWGWVQAKPGAPTVMGLSPVVWLLIVGLLVLYGFMRRMSHLAATGGEPLIDPALFRNQRLTGGLSVFFAQFLVQAGVFFTIPLFLSVVLELSALETGIRIFPLSVALIAAAAGIPKIWPRANPRRVIRVGLALMIIGILILVAGLDPGANAAIVSVPMLLMGLGLGSLSSQLGAITVSAVPDSQSAEVGGLQNTATNLGASLGTALIGSLLFATLSASVLSGIQDNPAVPASVQEQATVQLTGSVPFISNTQLQSALDDAGVDEETADAIMTVNADSRLEALRAALALTALLAIAALFVTGRLPREAVGTPDQSAPAAQPAEPDEPH; encoded by the coding sequence ATGAGCACCGACGCCCCGGCAACGGCACGGACCGGCTCCGGCCTGGTGCTGGCGGTGCTGGCATCGAGCCAGTTCCTGATGACGCTGGACAGTTCGGTCATGAACGTCTCGATGGCCACTGTGGCCGCGGACCTGGGAACGACGATCGCCGGCATCCAAACGGCCATCACCCTGTATACGCTCGTCATGGCGTCGCTGATGATCACCGGCGGCAAGGTGGGCACCATCATGGGCCGCCGCCGGGCCTTCGGAGTCGGCTTGATCATCTACGGCATCGGTTCGCTGACGACGGCGGTGGCCCCGAACCTCGCGGTGCTGCTCTTTGGCTGGTCACTGTTGGAGGGGATCGGCGCGGCACTGATCATGCCCGCGATCGTCTCGCTGGTGGCGGCCAATTTCCCGCCCGAGCGCCGGGCAGCGGCCTATGGGCTGGTGGCTGCTGCCGGTGCGATGGCGGTGGCGGCCGGACCGCTGATCGGCGGCGCCGTCACCACTTTCGCCTCCTGGCGTTATGTCTTCGCCGGGGAAGTCGTCATCGTTCTGGCCATCCTGCTGGCCCTGCGCAAGGTCGAGGACGTTCCACCGGCCAAGGTCAAGCTCGATCTGGTGGGGTCCGCGCTGTCGGTCCTGGGGCTCAGCATGGTCGTGTACGGCGTGCTGCGTTCGGCCGAGTGGGGCTGGGTGCAGGCCAAGCCCGGCGCGCCGACGGTCATGGGACTATCTCCCGTGGTGTGGCTGCTGATCGTCGGATTGCTGGTCCTCTACGGGTTCATGCGGCGGATGTCGCACCTGGCCGCAACGGGCGGCGAGCCACTGATCGATCCCGCACTGTTCCGGAACCAGCGCCTCACCGGCGGGCTCAGCGTCTTTTTCGCCCAATTCCTGGTGCAGGCGGGCGTATTCTTCACCATTCCGCTGTTCCTGTCGGTGGTGCTGGAGCTGAGCGCACTGGAGACCGGGATCCGGATCTTCCCGTTGTCCGTGGCGCTGATTGCGGCCGCTGCCGGAATCCCCAAGATCTGGCCGCGGGCCAACCCCCGCCGCGTCATCCGGGTGGGGCTGGCCCTGATGATCATCGGCATCCTCATCCTCGTGGCAGGGTTGGATCCCGGCGCAAACGCAGCCATTGTGTCCGTCCCGATGCTGCTGATGGGCCTAGGGCTGGGGTCGCTGTCCTCCCAGCTCGGTGCCATCACGGTCTCCGCGGTGCCGGACTCGCAAAGCGCTGAGGTCGGCGGGCTGCAGAACACGGCGACCAACCTCGGCGCCTCCCTGGGCACTGCCCTGATCGGGTCGTTGCTCTTCGCCACCTTGAGCGCTTCGGTCCTCTCCGGCATCCAGGACAATCCCGCTGTCCCGGCCTCCGTGCAGGAGCAGGCCACAGTCCAGCTGACCGGCAGCGTCCCCTTCATTTCCAACACGCAGCTGCAATCCGCACTGGACGACGCGGGCGTCGATGAGGAAACGGCCGATGCCATCATGACCGTCAACGCCGATTCGCGCCTGGAGGCGCTGCGGGCCGCGCTGGCCCTCACCGCGCTGCTGGCGATCGCCGCGCTGTTCGTTACCGGACGGCTCCCCCGCGAGGCCGTCGGCACCCCGGACCAGTCTGCCCCCGCTGCGCAGCCCGCCGAACCCGACGAGCCCCATTAG
- a CDS encoding IS110 family transposase produces the protein MSLSVVTAVGVEGTGSYGAELARVLADHGFTIREVNRPNRADRRLRGKSDPLDAYQAAESVPADRGTSTPKTRDGYVEALRVLRTARTSALKARTALLNQISGVLTSAADEVRAKYRGMTSESRVKVMAVSRPSGDPSDPVVATLLTLKRLGSRYRFLSEEIVETDAELSLIVSTHAPALLDVKGVGIVVASQLLVTFGSLKR, from the coding sequence ATGTCCCTGAGCGTCGTCACCGCCGTTGGCGTCGAGGGAACGGGCTCCTACGGGGCCGAGCTCGCCCGCGTTCTGGCCGACCACGGTTTCACCATCAGGGAGGTGAACCGACCCAATCGGGCCGATCGCCGCCTGCGCGGAAAGTCGGATCCGCTTGACGCCTACCAGGCCGCTGAATCCGTGCCGGCGGACCGGGGCACTTCCACGCCCAAAACACGTGACGGATACGTCGAGGCCTTGCGGGTGCTGCGCACCGCCCGCACCAGCGCATTGAAGGCCCGCACTGCCCTGCTGAACCAAATCAGTGGAGTCCTTACCTCTGCTGCGGATGAGGTCAGAGCAAAATACCGGGGTATGACCAGTGAATCGCGGGTCAAGGTCATGGCCGTCAGTCGGCCCTCCGGTGACCCGTCTGATCCGGTCGTTGCGACCCTCCTGACGCTCAAGCGGCTGGGTTCGCGTTACCGGTTCCTGAGCGAGGAAATCGTCGAGACCGATGCCGAACTGTCACTGATCGTTTCCACCCACGCCCCGGCGTTGCTGGACGTCAAGGGCGTGGGAATCGTGGTGGCGTCCCAGCTGCTGGTGACCTTTGGATCACTAAAAAGGTAA
- a CDS encoding PLDc N-terminal domain-containing protein, with protein MAFLTMLISVIADLFRDRALNGWLKAVWLICLVFVPIISILVYLIARGDGMAARNPRQAIARQDAQSAYIRSVAGVSLSDEIGKARGLLDAGTITAEEYTLIKERALSG; from the coding sequence ATGGCATTCCTGACCATGCTCATCTCGGTCATCGCGGATCTATTCAGGGACAGGGCGCTCAACGGCTGGCTCAAAGCCGTTTGGCTTATTTGCTTGGTGTTCGTCCCGATCATTTCCATCCTCGTGTACCTCATCGCGCGCGGGGATGGCATGGCGGCACGGAACCCGCGGCAGGCCATCGCCCGCCAAGATGCCCAATCGGCATACATCCGATCGGTGGCCGGCGTGAGCCTCAGCGACGAGATCGGCAAGGCCCGCGGCTTGCTCGACGCCGGCACCATCACCGCCGAGGAGTACACCCTTATCAAGGAAAGGGCCCTGAGCGGCTAG
- a CDS encoding cation:proton antiporter has product MPIVVIEILLGITVGPSLLGWARSNGRILLSEFGLALLFFVAGNEIDFALIRGRPLRGV; this is encoded by the coding sequence ATCCCGATCGTGGTGATCGAGATCCTTCTGGGAATCACGGTGGGACCCAGCCTGCTGGGATGGGCGAGGTCGAATGGGCGCATCCTGCTGTCGGAGTTTGGGCTGGCTCTTCTGTTCTTCGTGGCCGGCAACGAGATCGATTTCGCGCTCATCCGCGGGCGCCCCCTACGTGGGGTCTGA
- a CDS encoding helix-turn-helix domain-containing protein: MRTQRGDPAEHIDIGQTAVQLGELFRQWRVVLGLSQELAAEQANISIPTLRRIERGETGVHLGSFLALANILGLTERLLEASNPLETDLGRARVHMLWRRRAKRR, from the coding sequence ATGAGAACCCAGCGCGGCGACCCTGCCGAACATATCGACATCGGACAGACCGCCGTGCAACTGGGAGAGCTCTTTAGGCAATGGCGCGTCGTCCTTGGACTCAGCCAGGAGCTCGCCGCGGAACAGGCCAATATCTCCATACCCACCTTGCGCAGGATCGAACGCGGAGAGACGGGAGTTCATCTGGGAAGCTTCTTGGCGCTGGCCAATATTCTAGGGCTCACGGAGCGTTTGCTCGAGGCTTCCAATCCCCTCGAGACCGATTTGGGCCGGGCCAGGGTTCACATGCTGTGGCGCCGACGAGCCAAACGGCGCTAG
- a CDS encoding YgjP-like metallopeptidase domain-containing protein — MAALNVELAKKPPGCLEHIVVHGMIRLLESNHSERFTALMDGYLPDWRARRNDLNAAPLRDEDWTGHAG; from the coding sequence GTGGCCGCGCTAAACGTGGAGCTCGCCAAGAAACCCCCGGGCTGCCTGGAGCACATCGTGGTGCACGGGATGATCCGCCTGTTGGAGTCCAACCATAGCGAGCGCTTCACTGCGCTGATGGACGGATACTTGCCGGATTGGCGGGCGCGGCGAAATGACCTCAATGCGGCTCCTCTCCGGGACGAGGATTGGACTGGACATGCGGGCTAG
- a CDS encoding zinc-ribbon domain-containing protein: MAVLLDLVTTRQVHSNILDERRTFMQRRKWLDQCIKRLQPELSPELCDEVWLWLRPTVVWNRIETLREKPAEAFTPPIIAVFRPQTQYFPLEPMNRYMLALCTNNRDDDEWWRDRFVIPGQQGMYLCDFGHAVSGAKAKFRLRTQNGFHCPVCSGQRVVAGLNSLGDLMPRLLPEWDWDANKDVTPYTVSLGSNKKVGWRCGQGHPYSAYIANRTAHDTGCPYCASKAVLAGYNDIPTTHPQLASLWDEHANGNLKITEISAGNSAKKIRLRCPKGHRFTRTPAKLVATEGRCPVCFGRVLVPGLNDVATLRPDAAEWWHPTKNGKLTPKQVKPKSERNVWWLCPERHEFQRTVVYQCSRKKLTCPAETGHLFVKGVSDLASKELDLVVDWDWRRNGFGPDEIVPGVRAYWWKCKNGHVQQMSVVNRRRAGGCTLCDPKDRVASGTRKNSRGRQGWDKRAR, translated from the coding sequence TTGGCAGTACTCCTTGATCTTGTAACCACGCGGCAGGTGCACTCCAACATCCTGGACGAAAGACGAACGTTCATGCAGAGACGCAAGTGGTTGGATCAGTGCATCAAGCGACTCCAGCCAGAATTGTCCCCAGAATTATGCGATGAAGTATGGCTTTGGCTGCGACCCACCGTGGTTTGGAATCGCATCGAGACCCTGCGTGAAAAACCCGCTGAAGCTTTTACCCCACCAATAATTGCCGTTTTTCGTCCCCAGACCCAATATTTTCCACTGGAACCGATGAACCGCTACATGCTCGCTCTTTGCACGAATAACCGAGATGATGACGAATGGTGGCGTGATCGGTTCGTCATACCTGGACAGCAGGGAATGTATCTATGCGATTTCGGCCATGCGGTGAGTGGCGCCAAGGCCAAATTCAGATTGAGGACTCAGAACGGTTTCCATTGTCCAGTGTGCTCGGGGCAACGAGTAGTTGCTGGCCTCAATTCACTTGGGGATTTGATGCCCCGGCTCTTACCCGAATGGGACTGGGATGCAAACAAGGACGTGACGCCGTACACGGTCAGCCTCGGTTCGAACAAAAAAGTCGGGTGGAGATGTGGACAAGGGCACCCGTATTCGGCATACATAGCGAATCGAACGGCTCACGATACAGGGTGCCCCTACTGCGCATCAAAGGCCGTATTGGCTGGATACAACGACATCCCTACCACTCACCCTCAACTGGCATCTTTGTGGGACGAACACGCCAACGGCAACCTGAAGATCACAGAGATTTCTGCCGGCAACAGCGCCAAAAAGATAAGGCTACGCTGTCCGAAAGGACACCGGTTCACCCGTACGCCGGCAAAATTGGTCGCTACCGAGGGACGATGCCCTGTATGTTTTGGACGAGTTCTAGTGCCCGGCCTGAATGATGTGGCGACCTTGCGACCGGACGCCGCCGAGTGGTGGCATCCCACTAAGAATGGAAAGCTGACACCGAAACAAGTGAAACCCAAGTCTGAACGCAATGTGTGGTGGCTGTGTCCCGAGAGACATGAATTTCAAAGGACAGTTGTCTACCAATGCAGCCGGAAAAAGCTCACATGCCCGGCCGAAACAGGCCATCTTTTCGTCAAGGGAGTCAGCGATCTGGCATCCAAGGAACTGGATCTTGTCGTGGATTGGGATTGGCGACGTAACGGATTTGGACCTGACGAAATAGTGCCGGGCGTGCGCGCGTATTGGTGGAAATGTAAGAACGGGCATGTTCAGCAGATGAGCGTGGTGAATCGTCGACGAGCAGGCGGCTGCACTCTCTGCGATCCGAAGGATCGAGTTGCATCTGGAACGCGTAAGAACAGTCGAGGTCGACAAGGCTGGGATAAGCGTGCGCGTTGA
- a CDS encoding TniB family NTP-binding protein, with protein sequence MDDDLLAAYRKPIEEDLTLMKWESLNRILGTDRTRFRMLHRDQYLALDEVDRFEFNAERLRFMAGGMTIKTEMVTDLIKKYTVAELMNSGSLVGNRGIMLSAPASSGKSTACLALIQHYLALYERHNPGAISGGAVPAMYISIPATRTIKGTLQRMCRYLAIPFKKSDTETDLSAMLLENLARLGTKLIVLDEVQMLKGAESVYRPAVNNLKDLTNYFRGTIVYSGLNLTESGLLYGDAGLQLGSRVFTVKVTNLAGRLTDTSVDEWIHIVSCFARELPLFANESDSLIQHARWLHSFTGGNIGTLKAVLFDSCASLILADKPTQETVTIELLQEGVRDYAAVVGASEMKKPAPLAGARNRARAVRNAS encoded by the coding sequence ATGGATGACGATCTTCTTGCTGCCTACCGCAAGCCGATCGAGGAAGACCTGACCCTCATGAAATGGGAGTCACTTAATCGGATCTTGGGTACCGACCGAACGCGATTCAGGATGCTGCACCGCGACCAATATCTGGCACTGGACGAAGTTGATCGCTTCGAATTTAATGCCGAACGACTACGTTTCATGGCAGGAGGCATGACAATCAAGACGGAAATGGTCACCGATCTCATCAAGAAGTACACAGTCGCTGAGTTGATGAATTCCGGCTCGCTCGTTGGTAACCGCGGCATCATGCTTTCAGCTCCGGCCTCCTCTGGTAAATCCACAGCATGCCTAGCCCTTATCCAGCATTACCTCGCCCTTTATGAGCGGCACAATCCGGGTGCAATCAGCGGTGGGGCAGTTCCGGCCATGTACATTTCGATTCCTGCAACACGGACGATTAAGGGAACCCTGCAGCGAATGTGTAGATACCTCGCTATACCATTCAAGAAATCCGACACAGAGACCGACTTGTCAGCGATGTTGTTGGAAAATTTGGCCAGACTAGGCACCAAGCTCATCGTCCTTGACGAAGTGCAGATGCTAAAAGGAGCGGAATCTGTATATCGTCCGGCGGTCAATAATCTGAAAGATCTTACAAACTACTTCCGAGGCACAATCGTGTATTCCGGACTGAACCTGACGGAGAGCGGACTCCTATATGGGGATGCAGGGCTTCAACTCGGAAGCCGGGTTTTTACGGTAAAAGTCACCAATCTCGCGGGGCGTCTCACGGATACGTCCGTGGATGAATGGATTCACATCGTTTCGTGTTTCGCACGCGAGCTGCCCTTGTTCGCTAACGAGTCAGATTCACTTATTCAGCATGCCAGATGGTTACATTCGTTTACGGGCGGCAATATTGGAACCCTTAAAGCCGTGCTGTTCGACTCCTGCGCAAGCTTGATACTTGCTGACAAGCCAACTCAAGAAACGGTTACCATCGAACTGTTGCAAGAAGGGGTGCGTGACTACGCGGCCGTCGTAGGTGCTTCGGAAATGAAAAAGCCAGCTCCGCTAGCCGGGGCAAGAAACCGGGCAAGGGCAGTGCGCAATGCTAGTTGA
- a CDS encoding Mu transposase C-terminal domain-containing protein, with translation MTARQNPLRLDSTEPITIRGFQYLIEGRQGSDLALFNLMTGETLTMTYAAVMREANLSDIPMDNIVNIREADAGLSPSQKARKDFLRRHIEEVAFGKSREAEAYRPGYGPESTLDERLTRKAAELAPLGIQGTSRSNLKKLVIKLKGQDSTGMVDGRSNRRIDPFGNIDSRLYSMLAALVSGMKEESTPTREQLIATLRVDWIKKYPGELDKLPSNSTLRRKLDLMTAGRYTFGTAFNRRSNESVPKRFHDVRPAFAPGEEVQVDSTPMDVLVHGDSGNFFRPTLTTFIDKATHSILAAMVTDGVKGIDLAYLLAKALSIPELRPGPKLPYNLNELRVMPWARTLVDRDLELVDVSRPIIYPRRIVTDLGKDYLSNAFLAACQKFSIDITHAPPATGKDKAIVERSHRTIKDMFVRHLVGFTGGSPAARGRNVEKQELISIHTLAYVLELWIRHIWQNMETNAIRNPERPSRRYSPNTLYEALSYRAGFLFAPISPNTFISLLPVVDRKIGRMGITFNNRRYDSPRLDRYRGTASGRKLADDDWQVHYDPNNPTAVWVSVPQRDELPDAGEFIECPWRNADAFNSPFSRFVRETSEIISQLGGQISTGERSLLSRKLVQGAYKAAEKELRAAEKREESQRISEEQGMARPKPIDVVEPEDVQSLWDKPRVSETYELFDPENSASEISKTNQSRPERIPGKSALDRPTQPKLEDDGHDKE, from the coding sequence ATGACGGCCCGCCAGAATCCTCTGCGGCTGGATTCAACGGAACCAATTACCATTCGCGGATTTCAGTACTTGATTGAAGGTCGACAGGGGAGTGACTTGGCCCTGTTCAATCTCATGACGGGAGAAACGCTTACTATGACGTACGCGGCCGTCATGCGCGAGGCAAACCTCTCGGACATACCGATGGACAACATAGTGAACATCCGCGAAGCTGATGCCGGTCTTTCCCCGTCTCAGAAAGCCAGGAAGGATTTCTTGCGCAGGCATATTGAAGAAGTTGCTTTCGGCAAGTCACGCGAGGCGGAAGCATATCGCCCAGGATATGGGCCCGAAAGCACCTTGGACGAGCGTCTAACCCGAAAAGCGGCCGAACTGGCGCCACTGGGGATACAGGGCACATCCCGATCCAATCTAAAGAAGCTGGTCATCAAGTTGAAGGGGCAAGATTCGACGGGGATGGTAGACGGGCGGTCAAATCGACGCATCGATCCATTCGGCAATATCGACAGCCGCCTTTACTCAATGCTGGCAGCATTGGTCAGCGGCATGAAAGAGGAATCCACTCCAACCCGTGAACAACTGATCGCTACCTTGCGTGTTGACTGGATCAAGAAGTACCCAGGTGAATTGGACAAGTTGCCCTCCAATAGCACGCTTCGCCGTAAGCTCGATCTGATGACTGCAGGCAGGTACACGTTTGGTACAGCGTTCAACCGCCGTTCAAATGAATCAGTCCCGAAACGGTTTCACGACGTGCGTCCGGCGTTTGCTCCCGGTGAGGAAGTCCAGGTGGATTCAACCCCGATGGACGTACTGGTCCACGGAGATAGCGGAAACTTCTTCCGCCCCACGCTGACCACCTTCATCGACAAGGCGACTCATAGCATCCTGGCCGCGATGGTGACCGACGGGGTGAAGGGAATCGACTTGGCTTATCTGCTCGCTAAGGCTTTGTCGATCCCTGAACTCCGACCGGGACCGAAACTTCCCTACAATCTGAATGAACTAAGAGTCATGCCATGGGCGCGGACGCTTGTCGACAGGGATTTGGAGCTGGTTGATGTCAGCCGGCCCATCATTTATCCCCGCAGGATCGTTACTGATCTAGGCAAAGACTATCTATCCAACGCATTTCTCGCCGCGTGCCAGAAATTCAGTATCGACATCACTCATGCCCCACCTGCCACCGGGAAAGACAAAGCAATTGTCGAGAGGTCCCACAGAACAATAAAAGACATGTTTGTACGACATCTTGTCGGTTTCACCGGTGGTAGCCCGGCTGCGCGCGGACGAAATGTTGAAAAGCAGGAACTGATCAGCATCCATACCCTTGCGTACGTTTTGGAACTATGGATTCGCCACATATGGCAGAACATGGAAACTAACGCGATCCGAAATCCCGAACGACCCAGCCGCCGATACAGCCCGAATACTCTGTATGAAGCATTGTCATACCGTGCGGGGTTCTTGTTTGCCCCAATCAGTCCGAATACCTTCATTTCGCTGTTGCCGGTGGTCGATCGAAAAATCGGGCGCATGGGCATCACCTTCAATAATCGCAGGTATGACAGCCCAAGACTCGATCGGTACCGCGGAACGGCATCTGGCCGAAAGCTAGCCGACGATGACTGGCAGGTGCATTATGATCCCAACAATCCAACAGCTGTTTGGGTCAGCGTTCCTCAGCGGGATGAGCTGCCTGATGCCGGGGAATTCATCGAATGTCCGTGGCGGAACGCAGACGCTTTTAACAGTCCCTTCTCCCGTTTCGTGCGGGAAACGAGCGAGATCATTTCGCAGCTCGGTGGCCAGATATCCACTGGTGAACGCAGCTTGCTGTCGCGGAAACTCGTGCAGGGCGCATACAAGGCTGCCGAAAAGGAGCTTCGGGCGGCTGAAAAACGAGAAGAATCTCAACGGATTTCCGAGGAGCAAGGGATGGCTCGTCCCAAACCGATTGACGTTGTGGAACCAGAGGACGTTCAGTCGCTTTGGGACAAGCCTCGTGTGAGTGAAACCTACGAACTCTTTGATCCCGAAAATAGCGCTTCGGAGATTTCCAAGACGAACCAGTCACGTCCCGAACGAATCCCAGGGAAGTCAGCATTGGATCGACCCACGCAGCCCAAATTGGAAGATGACGGCCACGACAAGGAATGA